One Cydia pomonella isolate Wapato2018A chromosome 14, ilCydPomo1, whole genome shotgun sequence DNA segment encodes these proteins:
- the LOC133525263 gene encoding uncharacterized protein LOC133525263 isoform X2 — MAIKGKERNGLSAASPSTQVDFCNIRGLHSNLSAVHYHLESAPPTILFLTETQISCPADTAYLLYPGYTFEHKFMRHAGVCMYARQEICCRRLHAFEDRDLSVLWVRVDYSGHTRVYACLYRSHSGNTETTRLFEHLHLTADKLLEQYPSAELVILGDFNAHHVEWLGSRSTDHAGRSAHEFSLAYGLSQLVHSPTRIPDIEDHTSSLLDLLLTTRPDGYSVSVNAPLGSSDNCLVRIQAPCARPDPPRPTSSRRVWQYNISQQIGTDCVNSTLRTHGDNSASHQKILTSAQPMLLRQYRWEWIVSFPTR; from the coding sequence ATGGCAATTAAAGGTAAAGAAAGAAATGGTCTCTCGGCGGCATCCCCTTCCACGCAAGTGGACTTCTGCAATATCAGGGGGCTGCACTCAAATTTGAGCGCAGTCCATTACCACCTGGAATCTGCGCCGCCGACCATCCTATTTCTAACGGAGACGCAGATATCCTGTCCGGCGGATACTGCATACCTACTATATCCCGGCTATACATTTGAGCACAAGTTCATGAGACACGCtggtgtatgtatgtatgccaGGCAGGAGATCTGCTGTCGCCGCCTCCATGCCTTTGAAGACAGGGACCTGTCAGTTCTGTGGGTGCGTGTGGACTACAGCGGCCACACTCGTGTCTACGCGTGCCTGTACAGGTCTCATAGCGGTAACACGGAGACAACCCGGCTCTTCGAGCACCTACATTTGACGGCTGACAAACTCCTAGAGCAGTACCCTTCCGCAGAATTGGTGATTTTAGGGGACTTTAACGCCCACCATGTTGAGTGGCTCGGTTCCCGGTCCACCGACCACGCGGGCAGGTCTGCTCACGAATTTTCTCTGGCCTATGGACTCTCGCAACTGGTGCATTCTCCCACGAGAATACCAGACATCGAGGACCATACGAGCTCTCTACTGGATCTCCTGCTGACCACACGTCCGGACGGATATTCCGTCTCAGTGAATGCACCTCTCGGTTCTTCCGATAACTGTCTCGTCCGGATACAGGCACCTTGCGCGAGGCCCGATCCACCACGGCCAACCAGCTCGCGACGCGTGTGGCAATATAATATAAGTCAGCAGATTGGGACGGACTGCGTGAATTCTACGCTTCGTACTCATGGAGACAACTCTGCTTCACATCAGAAGATCCTGACTTCTGCGCAGCCAATGTTGCTGAGACAATATCGCTGGGAATGGATTGTTTCATTCCCAACTCGGTAA
- the LOC133525263 gene encoding uncharacterized protein LOC133525263 isoform X1: MGSLPAARVTASRVFQRVGLDFAGPVSVKNSRIRKPVIGKGYIALFVCFTTKAIHLELCSDLTTECFLACFKRFIARRNLPSEVFCDNASTFKGARNQLAELYRLHASQTHKQTVTSFAAQKGIQFHFIPSYSPVFGGIWDSGVKSAKHYLKRVVGKSLLTYEQLNSVLVEIEGVLNARPITALSNDPEDFSYLSPGHFLTGAPLNTCPEQDVSNKPTNLLRFWSTITCMKQTLWKYWSKHYLNQLQNRRKWQSVTPNVAIGSLVILRSDNSPPLEWPMARVTNVFPRKDGIVRAVEVRLANGHTHNRSITKICVLPIDL; encoded by the coding sequence ATGGGTTCCTTGCCTGCAGCACGCGTCACTGCCTCGCGCGTGTTCCAGAGAGTAGGCCTCGACTTCGCTGGGCCGGTCTCAGTCAAAAATAGCCGCATCAGAAAACCAGTAATTGGAAAGGGATACATAGCTCTGTTCGTATGTTTCACTACCAAGGCTATACATCTTGAGCTCTGTAGTGATTTAACGACCGAGTGCTTTCTCGCTTGCTTCAAACGCTTCATAGCGCGTCGTAACCTGCCCAGCGAGGTCTTTTGTGATAATGCATCTACATTCAAGGGTGCAAGAAATCAATTAGCCGAGTTGTATCGCCTGCATGCTTCTCAAACCCATAAACAAACTGTGACCTCATTCGCAGCTCAAAAGGGcatacaatttcattttattcctAGTTATAGTCCGGTGTTTGGCGGTATATGGGATAGCGGAGTCAAAAGTGCGAAGCACTACCTTAAACGTGTCGTAGGTAAAAGTCTCCTCACCTATGAACAGCTTAATTCCGTCCTTGTTGAGATAGAGGGCGTACTTAACGCCCGGCCCATTACAGCGTTAAGCAATGATCCAGAAGACTTTTCATATCTCTCTCCAGGACATTTTCTTACTGGTGCTCCTCTAAATACTTGCCCAGAACAAGATGTAAGTAATAAACCCACTAATTTGCTTAGGTTCTGGTCTACCATAACCTGTATGAAGCAAACCCTCTGGAAGTATTGGAGTAAGCATTACTTAAATCAATTGCAAAACCGACGTAAATGGCAATCGGTTACGCCAAATGTAGCTATTGGTAGTTTAGTAATACTGCGTAGCGACAATTCACCTCCTCTCGAGTGGCCCATGGCGAGGGTAACTAACGTGTTCCCGAGGAAAGACGGTATAGTACGCGCAGTTGAAGTACGCTTGGCTAACGGTCATACTCATAATAGGtcaattacaaaaatatgtgtactgCCTATAGATTTATAA
- the LOC133525333 gene encoding uncharacterized protein LOC133525333 translates to MVPVTEPDYKKKKAIYLPDPAVICEDKSTTKVRIVFDASCKYDDWISLNDQLMTGPTLQPELRHLIMRWRQYPVCLVADIVKMYRMVRVANEDTDFQRIVWRENAGNEITDYKLLTVTFGTASAPYLAVKALNHVACDHREQYPIAAPRVHQEFYMDDLMTGCN, encoded by the coding sequence ATGGTTCCCGTGACAGAACCtgattataaaaagaaaaaagcgaTCTACTTACCTGACCCTGCCGTGATTTGCGAGGACAAAAGCACCACCAAGGTCAGAATCGTTTTTGACGCTTCCTGTAAATATGATGACTGGATATCACTAAACGATCAGCTTATGACAGGACCTACCTTGCAACCAGAACTTCGTCACCTCATTATGCGTTGGAGACAGTACCCCGTCTGTCTAGTGGCGGATATAGTAAAAATGTACAGGATGGTAAGAGTAGCCAACGAGGACACCGACTTTCAGCGCATAGTGTGGCGCGAAAATGCTGGAAATGAAATCACAGATTACAAGTTGCTGACTGTTACTTTCGGAACTGCTTCAGCGCCCTACTTGGCAGTAAAGGCACTCAATCACGTAGCATGTGACCACAGAGAGCAGTATCCTATAGCTGCGCCACGGGTCCACCAAGAGTTCTACATGGACGATTTGATGACCGGGTGCAACTAG